The nucleotide window CGGATCAAGGCTTCCAGTACCAACACAAATTCTGGCGAGAAACACTCAAAGAACATCGCGTATTTCAAAGTATGTCACGCAAAGCAACTTGCCTAGACAATGCGTCAGTTGAATCATTCTTCCACATCATGAAGGTCGAAGTTATGGATGAACATTTTGAGAACAAGGAAGACTTGACTCAAGCTATGACTGAATGGATCAACTTTTACAATAAACGTCGGATCAAAACAAAACTGGATGGCAAGTCCCCGGAAAAATACCGGGAACTCGCCATCCAGAAGGCAGCGTAAATTCTGTGTCCAACTTTAAGGGTTCACTTCATGTGGCACTGTTGCCGCAAGCCCTTTTTCATGTTTGTTAGTAAATTAGAATCTAAAGTACCGTCCTCCGGCTACGTTACTTTTCACCCGCAACATGGTTAAACTTGCCGTCAAACTGACCACGACGTTAGCATCGGTTTCACCCTCATTATTCATGGTAATCGTGCTTACTAACTTATATCAATTGGCTCGTCTAAACAGCGAATATAGCAAACCACCCTGCCACTAGCTAAGACCGCCGATACTTTTCGGAGCTTAAGCCACGCTCCGTTCTCCACGGTCGGCGCTGCCCTGAACGTTCAGTGATGGAGTCAAAACACTAGTCTGGTAAAATTTCTACGCTGGCTAATAAATCACCTTTAACAGTCATCCGGAACGGACTAACCCCGTTGAAACCCTTGCCAGTCACGCTCAGATGGACCGTCCAGGTCGTTGCATCATCCTGCGTAAAATCCTGTAATGCAAACTGAGACTCCTTACCAATATTGTCGGTCTGATTCCACTTGGCAATCTCAGCTGAGCCACGGTAAACATTGCCCCAATCATCTAAAAAAGCGTCCGGCGCGAACTGGGCGACAAATTGCTCGGAATCAGCATCGTTGGTCGCGGTAATGAAATTCGTAATTGCGGTAGGTAAAGTTAAATCATCCATAGTCGGTTCTCCTTTATGTATGGGCACATTATTCATTCAGCCCATGAAGTGTCTTTAGTATGCAAGAATCCGGTTTCATTATCAAGCAACTCGGCTCTCTAACTTAGATCCGTTAACGACGCCCAATACTGGTACCAGTGAATCTCAACTGACTGCATTACGTGCCACAAAATCATTTCTTGCAATGAACCATGCCGGGGCGTAATCTTTTCCGTAAAGGGGATTGATACTCATGGATGAAATTGTCTATTTTGAATATTCTGCAGGGGCCCAAGCATTAGATCCAAATATTTTCAAATGTAAGGTGGATGGGAAAAAGATTTTGAAAATCGATTATCCAGATAGTAATGGCTTCATCGCCATTCATAAAAAGAACGATGAAACGGAGTACGTGAAAGCTAGTTTTATGAAGTTTAAAACGCGGAAACAATAATTAATCATGGCGGGCGTAGACAAATCCGGATGGATGATGTTTATCGCCTTTTTAATTTCAGGGCCCTTCTCTTGCGCATCAAGAAAAGCCTTACCAGGCAATCCCGGTAAGGCTTAATGACTCAACGATCTCTTTATCTGCCATAGTACTCGTAGGCTTTCAAATGCTTGGATTGCTGCTTCGTCTTGTAGGCGAAGGTAGCAAATGTATTCCGCTCGCCGTATTCCTTAAGCACT belongs to Levilactobacillus yonginensis and includes:
- a CDS encoding nuclear transport factor 2 family protein, producing the protein MDDLTLPTAITNFITATNDADSEQFVAQFAPDAFLDDWGNVYRGSAEIAKWNQTDNIGKESQFALQDFTQDDATTWTVHLSVTGKGFNGVSPFRMTVKGDLLASVEILPD